In one Trichlorobacter lovleyi SZ genomic region, the following are encoded:
- a CDS encoding DUF309 domain-containing protein produces MPTGPESTKKCQDSPSGQLLLGIRQFNAAQWYECHETLELLWIPATGDLRNLYQGIIQLAIALHHWRNGNFSGAVSLLDGGVGYLRKLPQTCLWIDVEGLIRQAESVKEQLASLGRLGMAELDPDCIPKIVTVSV; encoded by the coding sequence GTGCCGACCGGTCCGGAGTCGACAAAAAAATGCCAGGATAGCCCGTCAGGTCAGTTGTTGCTGGGGATTCGTCAGTTTAATGCTGCCCAGTGGTATGAATGCCATGAAACCCTGGAGCTACTCTGGATTCCGGCAACGGGCGATCTGCGTAATCTGTATCAGGGGATTATCCAGCTTGCCATAGCCCTGCACCACTGGCGTAATGGTAACTTCAGCGGTGCAGTCAGTTTGCTTGATGGCGGTGTGGGCTATTTACGTAAGCTGCCACAAACCTGTCTGTGGATTGATGTTGAAGGGCTGATCAGGCAGGCTGAGTCTGTGAAAGAACAGCTTGCGTCTCTGGGGCGGTTGGGGATGGCGGAACTGGATCCAGACTGTATTCCCAAAATTGTGACTGTTTCAGTTTAG
- a CDS encoding 30S ribosomal protein S1: MTEVKRLNVDTDDMDVEHQSNEFAELFSASLKEQERPERDKILEGTVVRVDPDTVLVDVGRKSEGFVPISEFRDAEGNVSVSVGDKVKVVSSRDGGNKFSKKRADQMAAWETIHEAGGEGAVLEGTIIAKTNGGFTVAIGGINAFLPASQVDTRPSGNGDAYIGVAGQFKVISLNQKRGNIVLSRRALLEEERAESRKATLEKLSEGQIMQGVVKNLTEYGAFVDLGGVDGLLHVTDISWGRVGKPADVLKPGQEVNVKILKFDREKGKVSVGIKQTLPDPWQDIANRFPEGTRVSGKVVSLMDYGAFIELESGIEGLVHVSEMSWTKRVRKAADMLNVGDQVDVVVLGVDLQNRKISLGLKQVNDNPWQSIAERYPVGTKLEGQIKNMTDFGMFIGIEEGIDGLVHVSDISWTKRVKHPGDVYSKGDLVQAVVLKVDPQNERVSLGIKQLTPDPWSLVPQKYAPGTRLVGKVASTTDFGVFVEIEEGIEGLIHVSELSREKVPSAKDFAIVGDSIEAVVLNADSRERRISLSVKSLAAAAEKAEFESYLGGGQGEATSNLGDLLKSQMDKAR, translated from the coding sequence ATGACTGAAGTGAAACGACTCAACGTAGATACCGATGATATGGACGTTGAGCACCAAAGCAACGAATTTGCAGAACTGTTCAGCGCCAGTCTGAAAGAGCAGGAGCGGCCTGAGCGGGATAAAATACTTGAGGGGACCGTTGTTCGTGTTGATCCTGATACGGTATTGGTGGATGTTGGCCGTAAATCTGAAGGCTTTGTTCCCATCAGTGAGTTCAGGGATGCTGAAGGCAATGTATCGGTCAGTGTTGGCGATAAAGTCAAGGTTGTATCCAGCCGTGATGGCGGTAACAAATTTTCCAAGAAGCGTGCTGACCAGATGGCAGCCTGGGAAACCATCCATGAGGCTGGTGGCGAAGGTGCTGTTCTTGAAGGTACAATCATTGCCAAAACCAATGGCGGTTTCACCGTTGCTATTGGCGGCATCAATGCATTCCTGCCTGCTTCACAGGTTGACACCCGTCCTTCCGGCAATGGCGATGCCTATATCGGTGTAGCCGGCCAGTTCAAGGTCATCAGTCTGAACCAGAAGCGTGGCAACATCGTTCTCTCCCGTCGCGCACTGCTTGAGGAAGAGCGTGCTGAATCCCGCAAGGCAACCCTTGAGAAACTGTCTGAAGGGCAGATTATGCAGGGCGTGGTCAAGAACCTGACTGAATACGGCGCATTTGTTGATCTGGGCGGTGTTGATGGTCTGTTGCACGTGACTGATATCTCCTGGGGACGGGTAGGCAAGCCTGCTGATGTACTGAAGCCGGGCCAGGAAGTAAACGTCAAGATCCTCAAGTTTGACCGTGAAAAGGGTAAGGTTTCCGTTGGTATCAAGCAGACCCTGCCAGATCCGTGGCAGGATATTGCCAACCGTTTCCCGGAAGGCACCCGCGTATCCGGCAAGGTTGTCAGCCTGATGGATTACGGCGCATTTATTGAGCTTGAATCGGGCATCGAAGGTCTGGTGCACGTATCCGAGATGTCCTGGACCAAGCGGGTTCGTAAGGCCGCTGACATGCTGAACGTTGGCGATCAGGTGGATGTGGTTGTGCTGGGTGTGGATCTGCAGAACCGTAAGATCTCTCTGGGCCTCAAGCAGGTTAACGATAACCCTTGGCAGTCCATTGCTGAGCGCTATCCGGTTGGTACCAAGCTGGAGGGCCAGATCAAGAACATGACCGACTTCGGTATGTTCATCGGTATTGAAGAAGGTATCGACGGTCTGGTACACGTTTCAGATATCTCCTGGACCAAGCGGGTCAAGCATCCTGGCGATGTGTACAGCAAGGGTGACCTGGTTCAGGCCGTTGTACTCAAGGTTGATCCCCAGAATGAGCGTGTCTCCCTGGGCATCAAGCAACTGACTCCGGACCCATGGTCACTGGTACCCCAGAAGTATGCGCCGGGCACCCGTCTGGTTGGCAAGGTCGCCTCTACCACCGACTTCGGTGTCTTTGTTGAGATCGAAGAGGGGATTGAAGGCCTGATCCACGTTTCCGAGCTTTCCCGTGAAAAAGTACCTTCTGCCAAAGACTTCGCCATTGTCGGTGATTCCATCGAGGCGGTTGTGCTGAACGCTGATTCTCGCGAGCGCCGGATTTCTCTCTCTGTGAAATCTCTGGCAGCAGCTGCTGAGAAGGCCGAGTTTGAGTCCTATCTCGGTGGTGGCCAGGGTGAGGCAACCTCAAACCTGGGCGACCTGCTGAAGAGCCAGATGGATAAGGCACGCTAG
- the ispH gene encoding 4-hydroxy-3-methylbut-2-enyl diphosphate reductase yields MKVILAKRAGFCFGVKRATQMAFEAAGKDQKTFTLGPIIHSPQVVNKLEEMGVGVVKDLSGVSNGTVIIRSHGVLASEMDEAHQKQLEVVDATCPFVKKAQEHVQYLSEAGYDVLVVGDADHPEVQGIVSYGKEKVYVVASGDQVKQLPKMGKMGVVAQTTQSFDNLKSVVTECLRRGGEVRVYNTICDATAVRQQEATELAQQVDCMIVIGGFNSANTRRLAEICTEIQPRTYHIETAAEIDCSWFQGVDTVGVTAGASTPKWIIDEVMNRLDQVNNSH; encoded by the coding sequence ATGAAGGTAATCCTGGCAAAACGGGCCGGATTCTGTTTCGGTGTCAAGCGAGCCACCCAGATGGCCTTTGAGGCAGCCGGCAAGGATCAAAAGACCTTTACCCTGGGGCCGATTATCCACTCTCCGCAGGTTGTCAACAAGTTGGAAGAAATGGGCGTAGGGGTGGTCAAGGACCTCTCCGGCGTCAGTAACGGCACCGTTATCATCCGTTCCCACGGGGTACTGGCAAGCGAGATGGATGAGGCGCACCAGAAGCAGCTGGAAGTGGTGGATGCCACCTGTCCTTTTGTGAAGAAGGCACAGGAGCATGTGCAATATCTGTCCGAGGCCGGCTATGATGTGCTGGTGGTCGGTGATGCAGACCATCCTGAAGTGCAGGGTATTGTCTCCTACGGCAAGGAAAAGGTCTATGTGGTGGCTTCCGGCGACCAGGTCAAGCAGTTGCCCAAAATGGGTAAAATGGGGGTCGTGGCTCAGACCACCCAGTCCTTTGACAACCTGAAGAGTGTGGTTACCGAGTGCCTGCGCCGTGGTGGTGAGGTGCGGGTCTACAACACCATTTGTGATGCAACGGCGGTACGGCAGCAGGAAGCAACAGAACTGGCCCAGCAGGTTGACTGTATGATTGTGATTGGCGGTTTCAATAGTGCCAATACCCGTCGTTTGGCTGAAATATGTACAGAAATTCAGCCCAGGACCTACCATATCGAAACGGCTGCAGAGATAGATTGTTCATGGTTTCAGGGGGTTGACACGGTGGGGGTGACCGCTGGCGCCTCAACCCCGAAATGGATCATTGATGAAGTCATGAATCGTCTTGATCAGGTAAACAATTCACATTGA
- the cmk gene encoding (d)CMP kinase, which yields MKRERGVVIAVDGPSGAGKSTISRALSKRLGYLEIDTGAMYRAMAWLAREAGLDCDDQQAVKSFSDRAEVELQLHNGSTRVLANGQDVTSEIRTPEISMLTSKISALAPVREAMMTLQRKMGAKGGVVLDGRDIGTVVFPDAEIKFFLSASAEERGRRRFLELQAKGVQTSLQETIDNVAKRDQQDSERELAPLRQAEDAIPIDSTGLTIEEVIALMEQVYRERTAGKDIEL from the coding sequence ATGAAGCGTGAGCGTGGTGTTGTCATTGCCGTTGATGGGCCTTCTGGTGCAGGTAAAAGCACTATCAGCAGGGCGTTGTCAAAACGGCTGGGATATCTGGAGATCGATACCGGCGCCATGTACCGGGCAATGGCCTGGCTGGCCCGTGAAGCCGGGCTGGATTGCGATGATCAGCAGGCGGTTAAATCGTTTAGTGATCGTGCCGAAGTTGAGCTGCAGCTTCATAACGGATCTACCCGGGTGTTGGCAAATGGTCAGGATGTAACCAGTGAGATCCGTACCCCTGAAATTTCGATGCTTACCTCGAAGATATCAGCCCTTGCGCCGGTGCGTGAGGCGATGATGACCCTGCAGCGAAAAATGGGGGCCAAGGGTGGTGTTGTGCTGGATGGACGGGATATCGGTACGGTGGTATTTCCTGATGCTGAAATAAAATTCTTTCTTTCTGCATCTGCTGAAGAGCGGGGGCGCCGCCGGTTTCTGGAGCTGCAAGCCAAAGGGGTGCAGACCAGCCTGCAGGAGACGATTGATAACGTTGCCAAGCGTGATCAGCAGGATTCTGAACGGGAACTTGCTCCTTTGCGGCAGGCTGAAGACGCAATCCCGATTGACTCCACCGGTCTGACCATTGAAGAGGTGATTGCCCTGATGGAGCAGGTCTATCGTGAACGAACAGCAGGAAAGGATATCGAGCTATGA
- the aroA gene encoding 3-phosphoshikimate 1-carboxyvinyltransferase — protein sequence MHEQAQPISVLPARAVRGELAIPGDKSISHRSIMLGALAQGTSRITNFLRGEDNFSTMKAFRAMGVPIEDDGQTIIVHGVGLHGLKEPGDVLDCGNSGTTIRLMTGLLSGQSFFSVLTGDQYLRKRPMKRVVEPLARMGARIAGRGGGTLAPLAITGGNLTGIDYQSPIASAQVKSALMLAGLYASGETRVTEPSLSRDHSERMFTFFGADLDRSSHGVTVRGGRELQGQEICVPGDISSAAFFLVAALIVPGSELLIRNVGVNPTRTGVIDILQAMGGDITLQDQREVSGEPVADLLVRSSRLKGVEIGGDVVPRAIDEFPAICVAAAVAEGTTTIKDAKELRVKETDRIAAMAANLRIVGAGQIDETEDGMIIQGVESLSGGSVTSYGDHRIAMSLSVAALVCRHQVEIDDVACVATSFPGFYELLDRVSVR from the coding sequence ATGCACGAACAAGCGCAACCAATTAGCGTCTTACCGGCCCGAGCTGTGCGGGGCGAGCTTGCAATTCCTGGTGACAAGTCCATTTCCCACCGTTCAATTATGTTGGGCGCCCTGGCACAGGGCACCAGCCGTATCACCAACTTCCTGCGGGGTGAAGATAACTTTTCCACCATGAAGGCGTTTCGGGCCATGGGGGTTCCGATCGAGGACGATGGTCAGACCATCATCGTACATGGCGTTGGACTGCATGGACTGAAAGAACCGGGGGATGTGCTGGACTGTGGCAACTCGGGTACGACCATCCGCCTGATGACTGGTCTCCTGTCAGGTCAGAGCTTCTTCTCAGTGCTTACCGGTGATCAGTATCTGCGTAAGCGTCCCATGAAGCGGGTAGTGGAGCCGTTGGCCCGCATGGGAGCTCGGATTGCAGGGCGGGGAGGTGGAACCCTCGCTCCTCTGGCCATTACCGGTGGCAACTTGACCGGCATTGACTACCAGTCCCCAATTGCCAGTGCTCAGGTGAAATCAGCGCTTATGCTTGCTGGTTTATATGCCAGCGGGGAGACCAGGGTGACTGAGCCATCGCTCTCACGCGACCACTCTGAACGGATGTTCACATTCTTCGGAGCTGATCTGGACAGGTCCAGTCATGGTGTGACCGTGCGTGGCGGCAGGGAGTTGCAGGGGCAGGAAATCTGCGTGCCGGGTGACATCTCTTCAGCTGCCTTCTTTTTGGTAGCAGCGCTGATCGTACCCGGTTCAGAACTGTTGATCCGCAATGTCGGGGTTAATCCTACCCGTACCGGTGTGATTGATATCCTGCAGGCAATGGGTGGAGATATTACCCTGCAGGACCAGCGTGAGGTTTCCGGTGAGCCGGTGGCTGACCTGCTGGTGCGTTCATCGCGTCTGAAAGGGGTCGAGATCGGTGGCGATGTGGTGCCCCGTGCCATTGATGAGTTTCCCGCGATCTGTGTGGCCGCTGCAGTGGCTGAAGGTACCACCACTATTAAAGACGCCAAAGAGTTGCGAGTTAAGGAAACCGACCGGATTGCCGCCATGGCAGCCAATCTCCGCATTGTCGGGGCAGGGCAGATTGATGAAACTGAGGATGGCATGATCATCCAGGGAGTTGAATCGCTCTCTGGTGGTTCAGTAACCAGTTATGGTGATCACCGGATTGCCATGTCACTGTCGGTGGCGGCGCTGGTGTGTAGACACCAAGTAGAGATTGACGATGTTGCCTGCGTAGCCACCTCGTTTCCCGGCTTTTATGAGCTGCTGGACAGGGTGTCGGTACGATGA
- a CDS encoding prephenate dehydrogenase, producing the protein MSQPVINTFAVIGVGLIGGSFSRALKQAGVVKRVIGFDLDSANLAEALQLGVVDEIAADYAAAVSSADLVFLAVPVRAMTAAVSACAPFLRPGCVVTDGGSVKDELVVACEQLVPAGCFFVGGHPIAGTEHSGAKASFATLYQGRRCILTPTSRTDQQALDLVQRLWEAAGSRVECMEPLTHDRVFAAVSHLPHMVAYALVHAVNGSAEEEENILAFSAGGFRDFTRIASSDPSMWRDIALMNRLPLLAMLDRYQSEFAALRERVASGDGAWLENYFTTSKRLRDEII; encoded by the coding sequence ATGAGTCAGCCTGTTATCAATACGTTTGCCGTGATCGGAGTGGGGCTGATTGGCGGTTCCTTCAGTCGTGCGTTGAAGCAGGCCGGTGTTGTTAAGCGGGTGATCGGTTTTGACCTGGATTCTGCAAACCTGGCTGAGGCGCTGCAGTTAGGGGTCGTTGACGAGATTGCTGCTGATTATGCCGCTGCAGTCAGCTCTGCAGATCTGGTGTTTCTGGCCGTGCCGGTTCGGGCAATGACTGCCGCTGTGTCGGCTTGCGCCCCGTTTCTTCGGCCAGGATGCGTGGTGACTGATGGAGGCAGTGTCAAGGATGAACTGGTTGTTGCCTGCGAACAGCTGGTGCCTGCCGGCTGTTTTTTTGTCGGGGGACATCCCATCGCCGGTACCGAGCATTCCGGTGCAAAGGCCTCGTTCGCCACGCTGTATCAGGGGCGGCGCTGTATCTTGACCCCCACCAGCCGCACCGATCAACAGGCCCTGGATCTGGTGCAGCGGCTTTGGGAGGCAGCAGGCAGCAGGGTTGAATGCATGGAGCCGTTGACCCATGACCGGGTCTTTGCTGCAGTGTCCCATCTGCCCCATATGGTTGCCTATGCCCTGGTGCATGCCGTAAACGGCTCTGCAGAAGAAGAGGAGAATATTCTGGCCTTCTCTGCCGGTGGTTTTCGCGATTTTACCCGGATAGCTTCGTCTGATCCTTCCATGTGGCGGGATATCGCCCTGATGAACAGGTTGCCGCTACTTGCAATGCTTGATCGCTATCAGAGTGAATTTGCTGCGTTGCGAGAAAGGGTTGCAAGCGGCGACGGTGCCTGGCTTGAAAACTATTTCACCACATCAAAGCGCCTGAGAGATGAAATAATCTGA
- the pheA gene encoding prephenate dehydratase, which yields MPKNQSLEQLRGEIDQIDSRLVELLNQRARVASDVGRLKAGQDRDFHVPSREREVHERVARMNQGPLPEEALHSIFREIMSACLSLESPLKVAYMGPKATFSHLATMQQFGLSAQLEPQKSIPAVFEEVEKGKALYGVVPVENSTEGVVTHTLDMFVDSNLQIISEIILDIHHDLLSRTGRLEDIRKVYSHPQPIAQCRHWLEENLPNVPLVDVASTAVAAQIVSEDYTAAAIASELAASMYDLKMVRSRIEDQVNNVTRFLVISRKPAEPTGNDKTSIMFSVRDEPGILYRMLEPFARRGVNLSKIESRPVKTKAWEYIFFLDMSGHVSEAPVREAIDELKSFCQFLKILGSYPKAR from the coding sequence ATGCCAAAGAATCAAAGTCTTGAGCAGTTGCGTGGCGAGATAGACCAGATCGACAGCCGACTGGTTGAGTTGCTGAATCAGCGTGCCAGAGTAGCCTCTGATGTTGGCAGGCTTAAGGCTGGCCAGGACCGTGATTTCCACGTGCCCAGTCGTGAGAGGGAAGTGCATGAGCGGGTTGCCCGCATGAATCAGGGCCCCCTGCCGGAAGAGGCCTTGCACAGCATTTTCCGTGAGATCATGTCTGCCTGTTTGTCTCTGGAGTCTCCTTTGAAGGTGGCTTACATGGGACCAAAGGCAACCTTCAGCCATCTGGCCACCATGCAGCAGTTTGGTCTGTCTGCCCAGCTTGAACCTCAAAAATCAATACCTGCTGTTTTTGAGGAGGTTGAAAAAGGTAAGGCACTCTATGGTGTCGTACCGGTGGAAAACTCTACTGAGGGTGTTGTTACCCATACCCTTGATATGTTCGTGGATAGTAATCTCCAGATTATTTCTGAAATCATCCTTGATATTCACCATGATCTCCTCTCGCGTACTGGCCGGCTGGAGGATATCCGCAAGGTGTATTCCCATCCGCAGCCGATTGCTCAGTGCCGGCACTGGCTGGAAGAAAATCTGCCCAATGTGCCATTGGTGGATGTGGCCTCAACTGCCGTTGCTGCACAGATTGTCAGTGAGGACTATACCGCTGCAGCCATAGCCAGTGAATTGGCTGCATCGATGTATGATCTCAAGATGGTGCGCAGCAGAATTGAAGACCAGGTCAATAATGTCACCCGTTTTTTGGTGATCTCGCGCAAGCCTGCTGAGCCAACCGGTAACGATAAGACTTCAATCATGTTTTCGGTCAGGGATGAACCCGGCATCCTCTACCGGATGCTCGAACCGTTTGCACGGCGCGGTGTCAACCTTTCAAAAATTGAATCCCGGCCGGTTAAGACCAAGGCCTGGGAATATATCTTCTTTCTTGATATGTCCGGCCATGTTTCGGAAGCGCCGGTTCGTGAAGCAATTGATGAATTGAAGAGCTTTTGTCAGTTTTTAAAAATACTCGGTTCCTATCCGAAGGCACGATGA
- a CDS encoding prepilin-type N-terminal cleavage/methylation domain-containing protein: protein MLNSRKGFTLVEMIVVMAVFVVVIMITADSFKTILTQMTKITKSEESNIEGVVGLEMFRHDLQQAGYGLPFSYLSPISCIEAGYAPASNYNDCTGSTTSGVPRAVVAGDNLGAVAGATGDEATNIVFGTDYLALKGSTLGMNETAKRWTYMPYSSATTGKLKPRIWQTGNLIDGPSADASRVIVLKKTYTSSGYSNQMITSSDPSIYWARYYADGFADPVFNPTLKEEVYYLYGIKADDPLGMPFNRTDYFVARPTTAGKIPSFCHANTGILYKGAVVHANSAAYAKLTYIPLLDCVADMQVIFGWDLDDGQGNEGQDGVIDTYSTPIGTGGAITVQSSATPSASAMQTRVTDALGNPEKLRNSLKVVKVYLLAQVGRRDANYQSPSSSIVLGDAATDGITKTYTFTSDMRNYRWKIYRLVVRPKNLMSNQ from the coding sequence ATGCTAAACTCCCGTAAGGGTTTTACATTAGTTGAGATGATTGTAGTCATGGCGGTGTTTGTTGTCGTCATCATGATTACTGCGGACTCATTTAAAACTATCTTGACGCAGATGACCAAAATCACCAAGTCAGAAGAAAGCAACATTGAGGGTGTGGTCGGTCTTGAGATGTTTCGCCATGATCTGCAACAGGCAGGCTATGGTTTGCCGTTTTCGTATTTATCGCCAATATCCTGCATTGAAGCCGGTTATGCACCTGCCAGCAACTATAATGATTGTACCGGATCAACAACAAGCGGTGTGCCGCGCGCAGTGGTGGCTGGGGACAATCTGGGGGCGGTTGCCGGGGCTACCGGTGACGAGGCTACTAATATCGTGTTTGGCACCGACTACCTTGCCTTAAAAGGCTCTACACTGGGTATGAATGAAACAGCAAAAAGATGGACCTACATGCCCTATAGTAGTGCAACAACCGGTAAGCTTAAACCCAGGATCTGGCAAACCGGAAACCTGATTGACGGTCCCAGCGCAGACGCCTCACGGGTGATTGTGCTAAAAAAGACCTACACCAGCTCTGGCTACTCAAACCAGATGATAACCTCCTCTGATCCTTCTATTTACTGGGCTCGATATTATGCGGACGGTTTTGCTGATCCTGTATTCAACCCGACACTAAAAGAAGAAGTCTATTACCTTTATGGTATTAAAGCCGATGATCCCCTAGGAATGCCTTTTAACCGCACTGATTATTTTGTTGCCCGCCCAACAACAGCTGGTAAAATTCCTTCTTTTTGTCATGCAAATACCGGGATTCTGTATAAAGGTGCAGTGGTCCATGCCAATTCTGCTGCTTATGCAAAATTAACCTACATTCCATTGCTTGACTGTGTTGCTGATATGCAGGTCATTTTTGGCTGGGATCTTGATGACGGTCAAGGTAATGAAGGGCAGGATGGTGTGATTGATACCTACTCTACCCCAATTGGTACCGGTGGTGCCATTACAGTTCAGTCTTCAGCAACTCCCTCTGCATCTGCAATGCAAACACGTGTGACAGATGCTTTGGGTAACCCTGAAAAACTACGCAATAGCCTGAAAGTTGTGAAAGTGTACCTGCTGGCTCAGGTAGGGCGACGTGATGCAAATTATCAGAGCCCAAGCAGTTCAATTGTGCTTGGTGATGCTGCAACAGATGGCATCACCAAGACCTATACATTTACCTCTGATATGCGGAATTATCGCTGGAAGATTTATCGGTTAGTGGTCCGTCCTAAAAACCTCATGTCAAATCAATGA
- a CDS encoding type IV pilus modification PilV family protein: MKLLVPKSVNTNNSGFTLIEFLVAIVILMVGMLGLLQTVNYAISNNMTNQLRQEALMVGDEQINLEKAKKFEAISTNTRSAVVPRMVNGAFRNYSVIKTSTALTSQSTNIDMQLIWKYKGQRYVHSISSVVSQYQ, translated from the coding sequence ATGAAACTCTTAGTCCCAAAAAGTGTGAATACCAATAATTCCGGCTTTACTCTGATCGAGTTTCTGGTTGCCATTGTGATTCTGATGGTTGGCATGTTGGGGTTATTGCAGACTGTCAACTACGCAATTTCCAACAATATGACCAACCAGCTGCGTCAAGAGGCGTTGATGGTTGGTGATGAACAGATTAATCTTGAAAAAGCCAAGAAGTTTGAAGCTATTTCAACTAATACTCGTTCTGCCGTTGTGCCACGTATGGTTAATGGTGCATTTAGGAATTATTCTGTGATCAAGACCAGTACCGCGCTTACGTCTCAATCCACCAATATTGATATGCAGCTGATTTGGAAATACAAAGGGCAACGCTATGTGCATTCTATATCATCAGTTGTGTCACAGTACCAGTAG
- a CDS encoding pilus assembly FimT family protein yields the protein MNNRGFSLTELIVVIALISIMLAVATLNFNDWQKKYNIEGQVKEMLGDLTDVRTRAIATKQQHRVILNPTSYAFRRYSSEFDVNGTEVFSKNLKYSVQQLKSDGTYAAFTNTILSFDDRGYTNDWLTIAVGVGVGSPAYNCLGVSTARVNMGKINETLSPKKCEYQ from the coding sequence ATGAATAACCGTGGTTTTTCTCTGACAGAGTTGATAGTCGTTATTGCCTTGATTTCAATCATGCTGGCTGTAGCGACCTTGAACTTCAATGATTGGCAGAAAAAATATAATATTGAAGGCCAGGTTAAAGAGATGCTTGGGGATCTGACGGATGTACGCACCAGAGCAATAGCGACTAAACAACAGCATAGGGTGATTCTTAATCCCACATCTTATGCTTTTCGTCGTTACAGTAGTGAGTTCGATGTAAATGGTACAGAGGTGTTTAGTAAAAATCTTAAGTATTCGGTTCAACAACTTAAATCAGATGGAACATATGCCGCATTCACTAACACGATACTGAGCTTTGATGATCGTGGCTATACCAACGACTGGTTGACTATTGCCGTTGGAGTTGGGGTAGGAAGTCCGGCATATAACTGCCTTGGGGTGTCTACCGCAAGGGTAAACATGGGGAAAATTAATGAAACTCTTAGTCCCAAAAAGTGTGAATACCAATAA